The following are encoded together in the Drosophila sechellia strain sech25 chromosome 3R, ASM438219v1, whole genome shotgun sequence genome:
- the LOC6616664 gene encoding uncharacterized protein LOC6616664 — protein MSQMHNTAFYKDALVAQQNTCSPMEEVEPNYIDNLHIIFFEQIFEEIDNLIDQVRMARAYPQFMPQILKFWQRRLHLIIGPNTPFLGLLDIDDYVFFMEHMADSFTDLHVHDGVGPFAEFYDYITHLCDINITKFPKVDTCILAGNPNTVVDEDIRDLTVMLPNLKRLMTCMNLSGLYMRGFKKLEELVFNSLYHSVPLDSRWIQDICLTMTNLRVLDITDQFDSCVRLTDIKLPNLEVLKINLSTVECMLSEVLQLPKLQKLSVRFDDSRQLNADQETIFQQIVVAKSERISRIALNNEVVQLPARWQQSLLLELPKLRKVICENWCHNDFFLDRQHMPCQQMEVLSFSGWEIVRETQLLELVAECVNLEHLALNGYHSNWEKLTKLVNIRKQERNPRPLQVFSDMMWGNFTPEEYYHWQSNKYVEVTCDSSEYEYQEDGFEFDFE, from the coding sequence ATGTCGCAAATGCACAATACCGCATTCTACAAGGACGCTCTGGTTGCCCAGCAAAATACCTGCTCGCCGATGGAGGAAGTTGAACCGAACTACATCGACAACCTGCACATCATATTCTTCGAGCAGATTTTCGAAGAGATCGACAATCTGATCGATCAGGTTCGCATGGCTAGAGCCTATCCACAGTTCATGCCCCAGATCCTCAAGTTCTGGCAGAGGCGACTGCACCTGATCATCGGTCCAAATACGCCATTCCTTGGACTCCTGGACATCGATGACTATGTCTTCTTCATGGAACACATGGCTGATAGCTTCACGGATCTGCACGTTCACGACGGCGTTGGTCCCTTCGCTGAATTCTACGACTATATCACACACTTGTGCGATATTAATATCACCAAGTTTCCCAAGGTGGACACTTGCATATTGGCGGGCAATCCCAACACAGTGGTCGATGAGGACATACGGGACTTGACGGTGATGTTGCCCAATCTCAAGCGCCTAATGACCTGCATGAATCTATCTGGCTTATATATGCGTGGCTTCAAGAAGTTGGAGGAGCTGGTCTTCAACTCCTTGTACCACTCGGTGCCATTGGATAGCCGCTGGATTCAGGATATCTGTCTGACAATGACCAATTTGAGGGTCCTCGACATCACCGATCAGTTCGACAGTTGCGTGAGACTCACAGACATCAAATTGCCCAATCTGGAAGTGCTGAAAATCAACTTGAGCACCGTGGAATGCATGCTATCGGAGGTGCTGCAGTTGCCCAAGTTGCAGAAACTATCCGTGCGATTCGATGATTCGCGGCAATTGAACGCAGATCAGGAGACCATCTTCCAGCAGATTGTGGTGGCCAAGAGCGAAAGGATCTCCAGAATTGCCCTGAACAACGAAGTGGTTCAATTGCCAGCTCGCTGGCAGCAAAGTCTGCTCCTCGAACTGCCCAAGCTGAGGAAGGTGATCTGCGAGAATTGGTGCCACAATGACTTCTTCCTGGATCGCCAGCACATGCCCTGCCAACAAATGGAGGTGCTCAGCTTCAGTGGCTGGGAGATCGTGCGGGAGACTCAGCTCCTGGAACTGGTCGCCGAGTGCGTCAATCTGGAGCACTTGGCTCTGAACGGCTACCACAGCAACTGGGAGAAACTCACCAAGCTCGTTAACATTCGCAAGCAGGAGAGGAATCCCAGGCCACTGCAGGTGTTCAGCGACATGATGTGGGGCAACTTCACACCCGAGGAATATTATCACTGGCAGAGCAACAAATATGTTGAGGTCACCTGTGACAGCAGCGAATACGAATACCAGGAGGATGGTTTTGAGTTCGACTTTGAGTGA